A region from the Fundidesulfovibrio putealis DSM 16056 genome encodes:
- a CDS encoding aldehyde ferredoxin oxidoreductase family protein, which yields MHGFHGRILTVDVTNRTFAIEPLAPDVPDTVLGGKGLATRLLLERNPAGTDPLGPENRLIFATGPLCGGAAWGASRYGVFTKSPQTGFYAESYSGGRAPEAVDSAGFDAVVIEGASQTPLALTIHPDGCLFHDASALWGLDVYAAEDAAREAFAIDKPGYGKPGVTVIGPAGENLVRFAMIANDRWRCAGRAGVGAVLGSKKVKAVVFQGDRKRVPFDAKGLREYSAAFAKAGVQNKGVQAYKSQGTTMMVALMNTAGAFPAKYWTQGSCEHWPNLSGETFHREHQVEPHACLKCFMACGRMATLKKGRHAGLTLEGPEYETIYAFGGLCMVEDMGEVVYLNDLCDRLGMDTITAGNLCAFAIEAASRGKVDLAIGYNDVDAIARLIEDIAARRGVGEILSQGIVAAAKAWGLEDLAVHVKGMEPAGYDPRVLKGMGLAYATSDRGACHLRTTFYKPELAGFIPADAIEGKAAMLIDYEDRLNIFDTLILCRFFRDLYTWEELEKVIHLATGLDASKEALKRRAATVSDMTRTFNLREGLTPADDRLPKRLHREPLPDGRVLTEEELTFMTGEYYRLRGWSPEGRPPGYAG from the coding sequence ATGCACGGTTTCCACGGCAGAATACTCACTGTCGATGTGACGAATCGCACCTTCGCCATCGAACCCCTGGCCCCGGACGTTCCCGACACGGTGCTTGGCGGCAAGGGGCTGGCCACGCGCCTTCTCCTGGAGCGCAACCCCGCCGGGACCGACCCGCTCGGCCCCGAGAACCGGCTCATCTTCGCCACCGGTCCCCTGTGCGGCGGTGCGGCCTGGGGGGCCAGCCGCTACGGCGTGTTCACCAAGTCCCCCCAGACCGGCTTCTACGCCGAGTCCTACTCCGGCGGCCGCGCGCCCGAAGCCGTGGACTCCGCCGGGTTCGACGCCGTGGTGATCGAAGGGGCTTCGCAGACGCCCCTGGCCCTGACCATCCACCCGGACGGCTGCCTGTTCCATGACGCGTCCGCCCTGTGGGGCCTGGACGTGTACGCCGCCGAGGACGCGGCCCGCGAGGCCTTCGCCATCGACAAGCCGGGTTACGGCAAGCCGGGCGTCACGGTCATCGGGCCTGCGGGCGAGAATCTGGTGCGCTTCGCCATGATCGCCAACGACCGCTGGCGCTGCGCCGGGCGGGCTGGCGTGGGCGCGGTGCTCGGTTCCAAGAAGGTGAAGGCCGTGGTGTTCCAGGGCGACCGCAAGCGCGTGCCCTTCGATGCCAAGGGCCTGCGCGAGTACTCCGCCGCTTTCGCCAAGGCCGGGGTGCAGAACAAGGGCGTGCAGGCCTACAAGAGCCAGGGCACCACCATGATGGTGGCCCTCATGAACACGGCAGGGGCCTTCCCCGCCAAGTACTGGACCCAGGGCAGCTGCGAGCATTGGCCGAACCTCTCCGGCGAGACCTTCCACCGCGAGCATCAGGTGGAACCCCACGCCTGCCTGAAGTGCTTCATGGCCTGCGGGCGCATGGCCACGCTCAAGAAGGGTCGCCACGCCGGGCTCACGTTGGAAGGCCCGGAGTACGAGACCATCTACGCCTTCGGCGGGCTGTGCATGGTGGAGGACATGGGCGAGGTGGTTTATCTCAACGACCTCTGCGACCGCCTGGGCATGGACACCATCACCGCCGGCAACCTCTGCGCCTTCGCCATCGAGGCCGCATCGCGCGGCAAGGTGGACCTCGCCATCGGCTACAACGACGTGGACGCCATCGCCCGGCTGATCGAGGACATCGCGGCCCGGCGCGGCGTCGGGGAGATCCTGTCGCAGGGCATCGTCGCCGCCGCAAAAGCCTGGGGGCTGGAGGACCTGGCCGTGCACGTGAAGGGCATGGAGCCCGCCGGGTACGACCCGCGCGTGCTCAAGGGCATGGGCTTGGCCTACGCCACCTCCGACCGGGGGGCCTGCCACCTGCGCACCACCTTCTACAAGCCGGAACTGGCCGGATTCATCCCTGCCGACGCCATCGAAGGCAAGGCCGCCATGCTCATCGACTACGAGGACCGGCTGAACATCTTCGACACCCTTATCCTGTGCCGCTTCTTCCGGGACCTGTACACCTGGGAGGAGCTGGAAAAGGTGATCCATCTGGCCACGGGGCTCGACGCCTCCAAGGAGGCCCTGAAGCGCCGGGCGGCAACCGTGTCGGACATGACCCGCACCTTCAACCTGCGCGAGGGCCTGACCCCGGCGGATGACCGCCTGCCAAAGCGGCTGCACCGAGAGCCCCTGCCCGACGGCAGGGTGCTGACCGAGGAGGAGCTTACGTTCATGACCGGCGAATACTACAGGCTTCGCGGCTGGAGCCCGGAGGGACGCCCGCCCGGTTACGCCGGATAG
- a CDS encoding branched-chain amino acid ABC transporter permease: MSRKQLDLALLGLAAVVSFALPLAIESPTYLQILILLFFYAYLTTSWNLVGGFAGVLPLGHSVFVGIGAYTSTILSLQYGISPWIGMLVGGALAALVGVMIGKPTFRMRGAYFALCTIAFAEGIRVMIENLDAIGPFKLNGPRGLLIPLKGDSFWNYQFMHKEPYYYIILFMLILVLALTWFISKSRMGYYLAAGGDEPEAAQALGVNVARYKLIAMAMSSFLTALAGTFYAQLMLYFYPKGLMGLDLSFEIAFIALIGGRGTIAGPLIGALALRPLNEFTRIYLSDQLPGLHLVIFGLILIMVMLFQPKGLTPPLAKLYDRLANRITGDKAAEGASK, translated from the coding sequence GTGAGCCGGAAACAACTGGATTTGGCGCTTCTCGGCCTGGCAGCCGTGGTGAGCTTCGCCCTGCCGCTGGCCATCGAGAGCCCGACGTATTTGCAGATCCTCATTCTGCTGTTCTTCTACGCCTACCTCACCACATCCTGGAACCTGGTGGGCGGCTTCGCGGGCGTGTTGCCCCTCGGACACTCGGTGTTCGTGGGCATCGGAGCCTACACCTCCACCATCTTGAGCCTCCAGTACGGCATCTCGCCCTGGATCGGCATGCTGGTGGGCGGGGCGCTGGCCGCGCTGGTGGGCGTCATGATCGGCAAACCCACCTTCCGCATGCGCGGGGCCTACTTCGCCCTGTGCACCATCGCCTTCGCCGAGGGCATCCGGGTGATGATCGAGAACCTCGACGCCATCGGCCCCTTCAAGCTGAACGGACCACGGGGACTCCTGATCCCCCTCAAGGGCGACTCTTTCTGGAACTACCAGTTCATGCACAAGGAGCCCTACTACTACATCATCCTGTTCATGCTGATCCTGGTGCTGGCGCTGACCTGGTTCATCTCCAAGTCGCGCATGGGCTACTACCTCGCCGCAGGCGGCGACGAGCCCGAGGCGGCCCAGGCCCTGGGCGTCAACGTGGCCCGCTACAAGCTGATCGCCATGGCCATGAGCAGCTTCCTCACGGCGCTGGCCGGGACCTTCTACGCCCAGCTCATGCTCTACTTCTACCCCAAGGGGCTCATGGGCCTGGACCTGTCCTTCGAGATCGCCTTCATCGCCCTCATCGGCGGGCGCGGCACCATCGCCGGGCCGCTCATCGGCGCGCTTGCGCTTCGCCCGCTTAACGAGTTCACCCGCATTTATCTCAGCGACCAGCTGCCCGGCCTGCACCTGGTGATCTTCGGCCTGATCCTCATCATGGTCATGCTGTTCCAGCCAAAGGGGCTCACCCCGCCGCTGGCCAAGCTCTACGACCGGCTGGCCAACAGGATCACCGGGGACAAGGCTGCCGAAGGAGCGAGCAAATGA
- a CDS encoding branched-chain amino acid ABC transporter permease, which produces MTAVIQAVLNGTMMGSMYGLTALGLTLIFGVMKVVNFAHGSLLMVGMFAAYWLIKLTGMHPYFALFIVPPFLFFFGYFMQDLVIKPVFKAEQQVREPLTVIIVTTGVWYVLDNLALMLFGAEYRTVRTAISGTSFMLGEVIVSIPKFSGFVVAVATAVGLALFMKKTRTGKALQATSLDREAANLMGIDQYRIYNLAFGIGTAIAGIAGCVIIPFYYVYPSVGVVFDIRAFIIVVLGGLGSIKGAMLGGIIVGLIESVFSQYITSTWTEAIIYAIFLVILFVKPSGFFGHKQDW; this is translated from the coding sequence ATGACCGCGGTGATACAGGCGGTGCTTAACGGCACAATGATGGGTTCCATGTACGGGCTGACCGCCCTGGGCCTCACCCTGATTTTCGGGGTGATGAAGGTGGTCAACTTCGCGCACGGGTCCCTGCTGATGGTAGGCATGTTCGCCGCCTACTGGCTGATAAAGCTCACGGGGATGCATCCGTATTTCGCGCTTTTCATCGTTCCCCCGTTCCTCTTCTTCTTCGGCTACTTCATGCAGGACCTGGTCATAAAACCCGTGTTCAAGGCCGAGCAGCAGGTCCGCGAACCGCTCACGGTCATCATCGTCACCACGGGCGTGTGGTACGTGCTGGACAACCTGGCGCTCATGCTGTTCGGCGCGGAATACCGCACCGTGCGCACGGCCATTTCCGGCACATCCTTCATGCTGGGCGAGGTCATCGTCTCCATTCCGAAATTTTCCGGCTTCGTGGTGGCAGTAGCCACTGCAGTGGGTCTCGCGCTCTTCATGAAGAAGACCCGCACCGGCAAGGCCCTCCAGGCCACCAGCCTGGACCGCGAGGCCGCCAACCTGATGGGCATCGACCAGTACCGCATCTACAACCTGGCCTTCGGCATCGGCACGGCCATCGCGGGCATCGCGGGCTGCGTCATCATCCCCTTCTACTACGTCTACCCCTCCGTGGGCGTGGTCTTCGACATCCGGGCCTTCATCATCGTGGTGCTGGGTGGGCTTGGCAGCATCAAGGGCGCGATGCTCGGCGGCATCATCGTGGGGCTCATCGAGTCGGTGTTCTCGCAGTACATCACCTCCACCTGGACCGAGGCCATCATCTACGCCATCTTCCTGGTGATCCTCTTCGTCAAACCCTCCGGCTTTTTCGGCCATAAACAGGACTGGTAG
- a CDS encoding ABC transporter substrate-binding protein gives MNKSLGKKLVGLALSALVTVSFAVPASAQKAIKIGNVEPLSGPSASVGVQGKQAREMAVEEINAAGGIKSMGGAKLELVYADSKSDPTVGVSETERLINTEKVNIMTGCWNSAVTYPATQTAERYGVPFVVPVAVRDTITERGFKYVFRIAAKDSWWVRDQFRFLKDMQEETGQKMKTIAFVFENGDWGTGFAEKWRTLAKQDGYEIVLDEPYPSTATDLTPVVTKLKSAKPDVVMLVSNAADAILLTNTMTEMKVTPKVVLASGGGHADPKFLENVGKNALYLFDEVEWNTDVNKPGAKETNAKFKAKYGYDLTGESVDAYAAMYVIADALERAASTDPKKVRDALAATKLTTGPAMIVSYDGVEFDENGQNKNAGIVIAQIAEIDGKLDRVTVWPKSARRAGYKPVFPAGK, from the coding sequence ATGAACAAGTCACTTGGCAAAAAGCTTGTGGGATTGGCCCTTTCGGCCCTGGTCACCGTGTCCTTCGCTGTTCCGGCCTCGGCGCAGAAGGCCATCAAGATCGGCAACGTTGAACCCCTGTCCGGCCCGTCCGCCTCGGTGGGCGTGCAGGGCAAGCAGGCCCGCGAGATGGCCGTGGAAGAGATCAACGCGGCCGGCGGCATCAAGTCCATGGGCGGCGCCAAGCTGGAGCTGGTCTACGCGGACTCCAAGTCCGACCCCACCGTGGGCGTCTCCGAGACCGAGCGCCTCATCAACACGGAAAAAGTCAACATCATGACCGGCTGCTGGAACTCCGCAGTCACCTACCCGGCCACCCAGACCGCCGAACGCTACGGCGTGCCCTTCGTGGTGCCCGTTGCCGTGCGCGACACCATCACCGAGCGCGGCTTCAAGTACGTGTTCCGCATCGCCGCCAAGGACTCCTGGTGGGTGCGCGACCAGTTCCGCTTCCTGAAGGACATGCAGGAGGAAACCGGCCAGAAGATGAAGACCATCGCCTTCGTGTTCGAGAACGGCGACTGGGGCACCGGTTTCGCCGAGAAGTGGCGCACCCTGGCCAAGCAGGACGGCTACGAGATCGTGCTGGACGAGCCCTACCCCAGCACCGCCACCGACCTGACCCCGGTGGTCACCAAGCTCAAATCCGCCAAGCCCGACGTGGTGATGCTGGTGTCCAACGCGGCTGACGCCATCCTGCTCACCAACACCATGACCGAGATGAAGGTCACCCCCAAGGTGGTCCTGGCCAGCGGCGGCGGCCACGCCGACCCCAAGTTCCTGGAGAACGTGGGCAAGAACGCCCTGTACCTCTTCGACGAGGTCGAGTGGAACACCGACGTCAACAAGCCCGGCGCCAAGGAAACCAACGCCAAGTTCAAGGCCAAGTACGGCTACGACCTGACCGGCGAGTCCGTTGACGCCTACGCCGCCATGTACGTGATCGCCGACGCCCTGGAGCGCGCCGCCTCCACCGATCCCAAGAAGGTGCGCGACGCCCTGGCCGCCACCAAGCTGACCACCGGCCCGGCCATGATCGTCTCCTACGACGGCGTGGAGTTTGACGAGAACGGCCAGAACAAGAACGCCGGCATCGTCATCGCCCAGATCGCCGAGATCGACGGCAAGCTCGACCGCGTCACCGTGTGGCCCAAGTCCGCGCGCCGCGCCGGGTACAAGCCCGTCTTCCCCGCAGGCAAATAA
- a CDS encoding sigma-54 interaction domain-containing protein: MHFPRMGHTKETPRPGPAPENPGADDILQSLGHAVLAVDSQCRVVSVNAHAGRLLELDPDRHGCQPLPDSLSDIRQVLHVCLDGAPPASPATMDISGRQLRVEACPVIREGRIIGAAATLAETAPAQLSAPEIPLRAVLDSVSEGIWICDGNGVILDINRESQRLNSVEAAAYIGRSISCIIEEGLVDHSVTLDVLRYKRQSSIIQRITKTGKQLLVTGSPVFDESGGISMVVVNERDVTELNTLREGLQNARKVEEKYRSELAELSMLELRQKDLVADSPAMRHALLALLKLAHANASRILILGESGTGKGLLAKFVHQNSPRAKKPFIPINCPAVPENLFEAELFGYEKGAFTGALKQGKAGLIELAKGGTLFLDEVGDIPYPVQAKLLKYLDDYELRRLGGAQSQIVECGVVAATNCDLDRLVEQKRFRKDLYYRLNTFIVRIAPLRERREDIFGLAEFYLANFNASHGKSKRLSPRAVRLLESYEYPGNVRELVGIIQKAFVMGEGDDLTEALEEAMGVSPSSGLIAPGGSPRSLTETTDQATLRILRQAAARCRTTREMAAYLGVSQSTVVRKLAKYGMALD, encoded by the coding sequence GTGCATTTTCCGCGTATGGGACACACCAAGGAGACACCCCGGCCAGGACCTGCCCCTGAAAACCCTGGGGCCGACGACATCCTTCAGTCCCTGGGTCACGCCGTTCTTGCCGTGGACTCACAGTGCCGCGTCGTCTCGGTCAACGCGCACGCCGGGCGGCTTCTCGAGCTCGACCCGGACCGCCATGGCTGCCAGCCCCTGCCTGACTCCCTGTCCGATATCCGCCAGGTGCTGCACGTCTGCCTGGACGGCGCTCCCCCAGCCTCTCCAGCCACGATGGACATCTCCGGACGGCAACTGCGGGTGGAAGCCTGCCCGGTGATCCGCGAGGGGCGCATCATCGGGGCCGCCGCCACGCTGGCCGAAACAGCCCCGGCCCAGCTCTCCGCGCCCGAAATTCCCCTGCGCGCGGTACTGGACTCGGTGTCCGAGGGCATCTGGATCTGTGACGGAAACGGGGTCATCCTGGACATCAACCGCGAATCCCAGCGCCTGAACTCCGTCGAAGCGGCGGCATACATCGGCAGGAGCATCAGCTGCATCATCGAAGAGGGGCTGGTGGACCACTCCGTCACCCTGGACGTGCTGCGCTACAAGCGCCAGTCCAGCATCATCCAGCGCATCACCAAGACCGGAAAGCAGCTCCTGGTCACCGGTTCGCCGGTGTTCGACGAGAGCGGCGGCATCTCCATGGTGGTGGTCAACGAGCGCGATGTGACCGAGCTGAACACCCTGCGCGAGGGGTTGCAGAACGCCCGCAAGGTGGAGGAAAAATACCGCAGCGAGCTGGCTGAGCTCTCCATGCTGGAGCTTCGCCAGAAGGACCTGGTGGCGGACAGCCCGGCCATGCGCCACGCCCTGCTGGCGCTTCTGAAGCTTGCCCACGCCAACGCCTCGCGCATCCTGATCCTTGGCGAATCCGGCACGGGCAAGGGCCTTCTGGCCAAGTTCGTCCACCAGAACAGCCCGCGCGCCAAGAAGCCCTTCATCCCCATCAACTGCCCGGCGGTGCCGGAAAACCTCTTCGAGGCCGAGCTCTTCGGCTACGAGAAGGGGGCCTTCACCGGAGCGCTGAAGCAGGGCAAGGCCGGGCTCATCGAGCTGGCCAAGGGCGGCACCCTGTTCCTGGACGAAGTGGGCGACATCCCCTACCCCGTCCAGGCAAAACTTCTGAAATATCTTGATGATTACGAGCTGAGGCGGCTTGGCGGGGCGCAGTCGCAGATCGTGGAGTGCGGCGTGGTGGCCGCCACCAACTGCGACCTGGACCGTCTGGTTGAGCAGAAGCGCTTCCGCAAGGACCTGTACTACCGTCTGAACACCTTCATCGTGCGTATCGCGCCGCTGCGCGAGCGCCGCGAGGACATCTTCGGGCTGGCGGAGTTCTACCTGGCCAACTTCAACGCCAGCCACGGCAAGTCCAAGCGGCTGTCCCCCAGGGCCGTGCGCCTGCTGGAATCCTACGAGTATCCGGGCAACGTGCGCGAACTGGTGGGCATCATCCAGAAGGCCTTCGTCATGGGTGAGGGCGACGACCTGACCGAGGCCCTGGAAGAGGCCATGGGCGTGTCGCCGTCTTCGGGGCTCATCGCGCCGGGCGGCTCGCCGCGCTCGCTGACCGAGACCACCGACCAGGCCACCCTGCGCATCCTCAGACAGGCTGCGGCCCGCTGCCGGACCACGCGGGAGATGGCGGCCTACCTGGGGGTGAGCCAGTCCACGGTGGTTCGCAAGCTGGCCAAATACGGCATGGCCCTGGATTGA
- a CDS encoding ABC transporter ATP-binding protein yields the protein MNILEVTGLTKHFGGLTAIHDLDLHIAKGEILGLIGPNGAGKSTMFNCVAGVFPPSTGDIRFKGQSIAGQKPWDLCRLGLARTFQIVKPFASKSVLYNVMVGAFLRTGSTRKARDKAMEVLTTLQLDHRANQLSSNLTIADRKRLEIAKALATDPELLLLDEVMAGLRPTEVDEMISIIKKLRDSGVTVFVIEHIMRAVMALSDRVVVIHFGEKIAEGKPEDVTKDENVIRAYLGREYGAA from the coding sequence ATGAACATCCTGGAAGTCACCGGACTGACCAAGCACTTCGGCGGCCTGACCGCCATCCACGACCTGGACCTGCACATCGCAAAGGGCGAGATCCTGGGGCTCATCGGCCCCAACGGCGCGGGCAAGTCCACCATGTTCAACTGCGTGGCCGGGGTGTTCCCGCCCTCCACGGGCGACATCCGCTTCAAGGGCCAGAGCATCGCCGGGCAGAAACCCTGGGACCTGTGCCGCCTTGGCCTTGCGCGCACCTTCCAGATCGTGAAGCCCTTCGCCTCCAAGTCCGTGCTGTACAACGTGATGGTGGGGGCCTTCCTGCGCACCGGGTCCACCCGCAAGGCGCGCGACAAGGCCATGGAGGTGCTGACCACGCTCCAGTTGGACCACCGCGCGAACCAGCTCTCCAGCAACCTGACCATCGCCGACCGCAAGCGCCTGGAGATCGCCAAGGCTCTGGCCACGGACCCGGAGCTTTTGCTGCTGGACGAGGTGATGGCCGGGCTGCGCCCCACCGAGGTGGACGAGATGATCTCCATCATAAAGAAGCTGCGGGACTCGGGCGTCACCGTGTTCGTCATCGAGCACATCATGCGCGCGGTCATGGCCCTGTCGGACAGGGTGGTGGTCATCCACTTCGGCGAGAAGATCGCCGAGGGCAAGCCCGAAGACGTCACCAAGGACGAGAACGTCATCAGGGCCTATCTCGGGAGGGAATATGGCGCTGCTTAG
- a CDS encoding ABC transporter ATP-binding protein, which produces MALLSVENINVAYGDVQIIHDLSLTVNEGEVVSIIGGNGAGKSTLLKTLSGLLQPSSGVIRFKGEEIQTYPPERIVDRGIVHVPEGRRLFSLMSVADNLEIGAYTLRAHKVRDKTLRKVYDLLPRLRERQEQTAMTLSGGEQQMVAIGRGLMALPGLLMLDEPSLGLAPILVKSIFDTLRVIADTGTTVLLVEQDVNHSLSLSDRGYVLEHGRVALEGPAKELMDNKHIKSAYLGM; this is translated from the coding sequence ATGGCGCTGCTTAGCGTGGAGAACATAAACGTCGCCTACGGGGACGTGCAGATCATTCACGACCTCTCGCTCACGGTGAACGAGGGCGAGGTGGTGAGCATCATCGGCGGCAACGGCGCAGGCAAGTCCACGCTCCTGAAAACCCTCTCGGGGCTCCTCCAGCCCAGCAGCGGCGTGATCCGCTTCAAGGGCGAGGAGATCCAGACCTACCCGCCCGAGCGCATCGTGGACCGGGGCATCGTGCATGTTCCCGAGGGCAGAAGGCTCTTTTCGCTCATGAGCGTGGCCGACAACCTGGAGATCGGGGCCTACACCCTGCGCGCCCACAAGGTCCGCGACAAGACGCTGCGCAAGGTCTACGACCTCCTGCCCCGCCTGCGCGAGCGCCAGGAGCAGACCGCCATGACCCTCTCCGGCGGCGAGCAGCAGATGGTGGCCATCGGGCGCGGGCTCATGGCCCTGCCGGGGCTTCTGATGCTGGACGAGCCCTCGCTTGGCCTGGCGCCCATCCTGGTCAAATCCATCTTCGACACCCTGCGGGTGATCGCGGACACGGGCACCACGGTGCTCTTGGTGGAGCAGGACGTGAACCATTCGCTCAGCCTCTCGGACCGTGGCTACGTGCTGGAGCACGGCCGCGTGGCCCTGGAAGGCCCGGCCAAGGAGCTCATGGACAACAAACACATCAAATCCGCCTATCTGGGCATGTAG
- a CDS encoding CBS and ACT domain-containing protein: MLVGDWMLRDVVTVTGDTTMIKAGRIMLQRNIRRLPVVDATGRLKGIVTERDIKAASPSKATSLDIYEMTHLLSEIKVRDIMTPDPLRITAETTVERAAALMRDNKVGGLPVVYGEDRVVGIITDTDIFRLFTLVSGVDQGGIQLAARLPVDKGCLKSLIDDLRSQDARIVSILSHLDTADETMRNVYIRIRPVTEADEYRIKSAIKAKHHLLYWVKD, translated from the coding sequence ATGCTTGTGGGCGACTGGATGCTTCGCGATGTGGTCACCGTCACCGGGGACACCACCATGATTAAGGCCGGACGGATCATGCTTCAGCGCAACATCCGCCGCCTGCCCGTGGTGGACGCAACCGGACGCCTGAAGGGCATCGTCACCGAGCGCGACATCAAGGCGGCGTCGCCCTCCAAGGCCACGTCCCTGGACATCTACGAGATGACGCACCTGCTCTCCGAGATCAAGGTGCGAGACATCATGACCCCCGACCCCCTGCGCATCACCGCCGAGACCACCGTGGAGCGCGCCGCAGCCCTCATGCGCGACAACAAGGTGGGCGGCCTGCCCGTGGTCTACGGCGAGGACCGCGTGGTGGGCATCATCACCGACACGGACATCTTCCGCCTGTTCACCCTGGTGAGCGGCGTGGATCAGGGCGGCATCCAGCTGGCGGCCCGGCTCCCCGTGGACAAGGGCTGCCTGAAAAGCCTCATCGACGACCTTCGCTCACAGGACGCGCGCATCGTGAGCATCCTCTCCCACCTGGACACGGCGGACGAAACCATGCGCAACGTCTACATCCGCATCCGCCCCGTGACCGAGGCAGACGAATACCGCATCAAAAGCGCCATCAAAGCCAAGCATCACCTGCTGTACTGGGTCAAGGACTGA
- the gabT gene encoding 4-aminobutyrate--2-oxoglutarate transaminase → MGQKNCTSTELQELRDRYVPKGPFNATRYLAASANGASIVDMDGRELIDFAGGIGVVNVGHCHPKVVAAIKEQAEKFIHTCFHIVMYEPYIKLAKKLCDMAPGDFEKMALFANSGAEAVENAVKIARSATKRQGVIAFENGFHGRTLLTMTLTSKVKPYKFGFGPFAPEVYRMPYAYCYRCPIGLERTTCGAACADLLKDFFIGHAAAENIAALVIEPVLGEGGFVCPPTEYFVKLAAICKENGIVFVADEVQTGFGRTGTYFAMEHHGVVPDLTTVAKSLAGGMPLSGVVGRREIMDAPQVGGTGGTYGGNPISCSAALAVIEAFEEDKLLQKAQKLGDTIQKRFASWMEKYEIIGEERGVGPMRALELVTDRKTKTPATTQAKALAKFCVDKGLLLLSCGAHGNVIRTLMPLVITDDQLERGLAIMEEGLRELSEGRLK, encoded by the coding sequence GTGGGACAAAAGAACTGCACCTCCACTGAACTTCAGGAACTTCGCGACCGGTACGTGCCCAAAGGGCCGTTCAACGCCACCCGCTACCTGGCGGCCTCCGCCAATGGCGCGTCCATCGTGGACATGGACGGACGCGAACTCATCGACTTCGCGGGCGGAATCGGCGTGGTCAACGTGGGCCACTGCCACCCCAAGGTCGTGGCCGCCATCAAGGAACAGGCCGAGAAGTTCATCCACACCTGCTTCCACATCGTCATGTACGAGCCCTACATCAAGCTGGCCAAAAAGCTGTGCGACATGGCTCCTGGCGACTTCGAGAAAATGGCCCTGTTCGCCAACTCCGGGGCCGAGGCCGTGGAGAACGCGGTGAAGATCGCCCGCAGCGCCACCAAGCGCCAGGGCGTCATCGCCTTCGAGAACGGCTTCCACGGCCGCACGCTCCTGACCATGACCCTCACCAGCAAGGTGAAGCCCTACAAGTTCGGCTTCGGACCCTTCGCCCCCGAAGTCTACCGCATGCCCTACGCCTACTGCTACCGCTGTCCCATCGGCCTTGAGCGCACCACCTGCGGCGCTGCCTGCGCGGATCTTCTCAAGGACTTCTTCATCGGCCACGCCGCCGCCGAGAACATCGCGGCCCTGGTGATCGAGCCGGTGCTGGGCGAGGGCGGCTTCGTCTGCCCGCCCACCGAGTATTTCGTCAAGCTGGCCGCCATCTGCAAGGAGAACGGCATCGTGTTCGTGGCCGACGAGGTGCAGACCGGCTTCGGACGCACCGGCACGTACTTCGCCATGGAACACCACGGCGTGGTTCCGGACCTGACCACCGTGGCCAAGAGCCTGGCGGGCGGCATGCCCCTGTCCGGCGTGGTGGGTCGGCGCGAAATCATGGACGCCCCCCAGGTGGGCGGCACCGGCGGCACCTACGGCGGCAACCCCATCTCGTGCAGCGCGGCCCTGGCCGTGATCGAGGCCTTCGAGGAGGACAAGCTCCTTCAGAAGGCCCAGAAGCTCGGCGACACCATCCAGAAGCGCTTCGCCTCCTGGATGGAAAAATACGAGATCATCGGCGAGGAGCGCGGGGTCGGCCCCATGCGCGCCCTGGAGCTGGTCACGGACCGCAAGACCAAGACCCCGGCCACCACGCAGGCCAAGGCCCTGGCCAAGTTCTGCGTGGACAAGGGGCTTCTGCTCCTGTCCTGCGGCGCGCACGGCAACGTGATCCGCACCCTGATGCCCCTGGTCATTACCGACGACCAGCTCGAACGCGGCCTCGCGATCATGGAGGAGGGCCTGCGCGAGCTCTCCGAAGGACGTTTGAAATAG